The Humulus lupulus chromosome 3, drHumLupu1.1, whole genome shotgun sequence genome window below encodes:
- the LOC133822633 gene encoding glutamate decarboxylase-like, translating to MVVTKTSGSGGGGDEYRSSDYVHSTFASRYVRGPIPKWRMPEETIPKEAAYQIINDELMLDGTPRLNLASFVTTWMEPECDQLIMASINKNYVDMDEYPVTTEIQNRCVNMIAHLFNAPVGDDEAAVGVGTVGSSEAIMLAGLAFKRKWQQKRRAEGKPFDKPNIVTGANVQVCWEKFARYFEVELKEVKLKEGYYVMDPEKAVEMVDENTICVAAILGSTLTGEFEDVKKLNELLTQKNKETGWDTPIHVDAASGGFIAPFLYPDLEWDFRLPLVKSINVSGHKYGLVYAGVGWVVWRSKEDLPDELIFHINYLGSDQPTFTLNFSKGSSQIIAQYYQFIRLGFEGYKNIMVNCMENAKVLKEGIKKTGHFDIVSKDIGVPLVAFSLKDSSRYTVFNIADSLRRFGWIVPAYTMPADAQHIAVLRVVIREDFSRSLAERLISDIEKVLKEMDTLPSHIVSSETAHVALVDDGHVNKTMRQIQEEVTSHWKRFVKERKTGVC from the exons ATGGTGGTGACAAAAACGAGCGGTAGCGGTGGTGGTGGTGATGAATATCGGAGCAGCGATTACGTGCACTCGACGTTCGCGTCTCGGTACGTGCGGGGGCCAATACCGAAGTGGAGGATGCCGGAGGAGACCATACCGAAGGAAGCGGCGTACCAGATCATAAACGACGAGCTCATGCTGGACGGCACTCCTCGCCTCAACTTGGCCTCCTTTGTCACCACTTGGATGGAGCCTGAGTGCGATCAACTCATCATGGCCTCCATCAACAAGAACTACGTCGACATGGATGAGTACCCTGTCACCACCGAAATCCAG AATCGTTGTGTGAACATGATTGCCCACCTTTTCAATGCTCCTGTGGGAGATGATGAAGCTGCTGTTGGTGTGGGAACTGTTGGATCATCAGAGGCCATAATGCTTGCTGGTCTAGCTTTCAAGAGAAAGTGGCAGCAAAAGAGAAGAGCAGAGGGAAAGCCCTTTGATAAGCCTAATATAGTCACTGGTGCCAATGTTCAG GTATGCTGGGAGAAGTTTGCAAGGTACTTTGAGGTTGAGCTGAAAGAGGTTAAACTAAAAGAGGGATATTATGTGATGGATCCTGAGAAGGCAGTTGAGATGGTGGATGAGAACACCATTTGTGTTGCAGCCATTCTTGGCTCCACATTGACTGGAGAGTTTGAGGATGTGAAGAAACTCAATGAACTCCTTACTCAGAAGAACAAGGAGACAGGTTGGGACACCCCAATTCATGTAGATGCTGCTAGCGGCGGTTTCATTGCGCCGTTCCTTTATCCGGATCTTGAGTGGGATTTCAGATTGCCTCTGGTGAAAAGTATCAATGTGAGTGGCCATAAGTATGGACTTGTGTATGCTGGTGTTGGATGGGTTGTGTGGAGGAGTAAAGAGGACTTACCTGATGAGCTTATCTTCCACATCAATTACCTTGGATCTGATCAACCTACTTTCACCCTTAACTTTTCTAAAG GCTCTAGTCAAATAATTGCTCAGTACTATCAGTTCATCCGATTAGGATTTGAG GGCTACAAGAACATAATGGTAAACTGTATGGAAAATGCCAAAGTACTAAAAGAAGGAATAAAGAAAACAGGGCACTTTGACATAGTCTCAAAGGACATAGGGGTGCCTTTGGTGGCATTCTCCCTAAAAGACAGTAGCAGATACACAGTGTTCAACATAGCAGACAGCTTGAGGAGGTTTGGATGGATTGTGCCGGCCTACACCATGCCAGCCGACGCTCAACACATCGCAGTTCTTCGGGTGGTGATCAGGGAGGACTTCAGCCGCAGCTTGGCTGAGAGACTTATCTCGGACATTGAGAAAGTTTTGAAGGAAATGGACACTCTACCAAGTCACATTGTGTCCTCTGAAACAGCCCACGTTGCTTTGGTCGATGATGGCCATGTCAATAAGACTATGAGACAGATTCAAGAAGAAGTAACCAGCCATTGGAAGCGGTTTGTTAAGGAACGTAAAACTGGAGTATGCTAA